One genomic window of Limnothrix sp. FACHB-406 includes the following:
- a CDS encoding acyl-CoA dehydrogenase family protein produces the protein MTNLRPERSSVLVSDWTEQNRLDPLAVARSLAEDFSTTVIERDAAGVTPLLERNCLRHSGLLKLIIPSSAGGWGESWILAMRISREFAKIDSSIAHIYSYHNLGVIIPYLFGTVQQRDYYYQETIQQNWFWCNALNPLDHNLKLSREGGIYRLNGFKTFCSGAKDSDILPTMATEEASGKQVIAILPTRRAGIELQNNWDNIGQRQTDSGSVVFNNVLVKSEEILEDQTQVNQPFRTIRACLTQLNLANIYLGIALGALDSAKLYTRHCTRPWPTAGVPTAGDDPYILQRYGQWWAGLEAATALCDRAAERLQNAWDRSWALSSEERAECALAIASAKVVTHQVGLDVTSGIFEAMGARSSSRCYGFDQFWRNLRTFTLHDPIDYKIKALGDWVLNERLPKPDFYL, from the coding sequence ATGACGAACTTAAGACCTGAAAGATCTAGTGTTTTGGTTAGCGATTGGACTGAGCAAAACCGGCTTGACCCGTTGGCAGTTGCTCGATCTTTAGCAGAAGATTTTTCGACAACGGTGATTGAGCGAGACGCAGCCGGCGTGACTCCCTTGCTTGAGCGCAATTGCCTACGTCACAGCGGACTCTTGAAGCTAATCATTCCCAGCTCTGCCGGTGGCTGGGGAGAAAGTTGGATTCTGGCAATGCGAATTAGTCGCGAATTTGCCAAGATAGATAGCTCGATCGCCCATATTTATTCCTACCACAACTTGGGAGTGATCATTCCTTACCTATTTGGAACTGTTCAGCAGCGAGATTATTACTATCAAGAAACTATTCAACAGAATTGGTTTTGGTGTAATGCGCTCAATCCCCTAGACCACAATCTCAAGTTAAGTCGAGAGGGTGGGATCTATCGCCTGAATGGATTTAAAACATTTTGCTCAGGAGCCAAAGACTCGGATATTTTGCCGACCATGGCCACTGAAGAAGCATCCGGCAAGCAGGTCATTGCCATTTTGCCTACGAGACGTGCCGGAATTGAGCTGCAAAATAATTGGGACAATATTGGGCAACGTCAGACCGATAGCGGCAGCGTTGTTTTTAACAATGTTTTGGTGAAGTCGGAAGAAATTTTGGAAGACCAAACTCAAGTCAATCAGCCATTCCGAACCATTCGGGCCTGTTTGACACAACTCAACTTAGCCAATATTTACTTAGGAATTGCACTGGGGGCGTTAGATAGCGCCAAGCTTTACACTCGCCATTGCACTCGTCCTTGGCCCACTGCCGGAGTGCCCACCGCTGGCGACGATCCCTATATCCTTCAACGATATGGTCAATGGTGGGCTGGGTTGGAGGCGGCTACGGCGCTTTGTGACCGGGCGGCTGAGCGCTTGCAAAACGCTTGGGATCGCAGTTGGGCCCTGTCATCGGAGGAGCGAGCTGAGTGCGCCCTGGCAATTGCCTCGGCTAAGGTGGTTACCCACCAGGTTGGATTGGATGTGACGAGTGGAATTTTTGAGGCGATGGGTGCGCGATCGAGCAGTCGATGCTACGGGTTTGATCAGTTCTGGCGTAACCTCCGAACCTTCACGCTTCATGATCCGATTGATTACAAGATCAAAGCCCTTGGCGATTGGGTTTTGAATGAGCGCTTACCGAAGCCTGACTTTTATCTTTAG
- a CDS encoding ABC transporter ATP-binding protein: protein MLKIDGVGKQFRNGYIAIDRIDLTLEPGEIVGLVGASGCGKSTLLRIIAGLEHPSLGQVLIDDEVIRKPHPKVSTIFQEPRLMPWLTVRQNIAFGLSKLPPPVRDELTTDAIARVGLCQFADSLPRQLSGGMAQRVAIARALVTRPSILLLDEPFSALDAFTRLKQQDHLLNLWQENRPTLLLVTHDVEEAVLLSDRVIVLQCPGRVYREFTIDLPRPRSRTSLEFQRWKIEILDALNFSRELQLANR from the coding sequence ATGCTAAAAATTGATGGAGTTGGAAAACAGTTCAGAAATGGTTACATTGCCATTGACAGAATTGATTTGACGCTAGAACCGGGTGAAATTGTTGGATTAGTCGGTGCTAGCGGCTGTGGCAAAAGTACTCTGCTGCGAATTATTGCCGGTCTAGAGCATCCGAGTCTGGGGCAAGTTCTGATTGATGATGAAGTGATCCGAAAACCACATCCCAAGGTGAGCACGATCTTTCAGGAACCGCGCTTAATGCCTTGGTTGACAGTTCGTCAAAATATTGCCTTTGGCTTGTCAAAATTACCGCCCCCAGTTCGTGATGAGCTGACCACTGATGCCATTGCACGGGTTGGTTTATGCCAGTTTGCGGATTCACTCCCTCGACAGTTATCAGGTGGGATGGCGCAGCGTGTGGCGATCGCCCGTGCTTTAGTGACTCGTCCATCGATTCTTTTGCTGGATGAACCATTTAGCGCATTGGATGCGTTTACTCGCCTCAAGCAACAAGATCATTTGCTGAATCTGTGGCAAGAGAATCGCCCAACTTTGTTACTCGTAACCCACGATGTTGAAGAGGCGGTGCTACTCAGCGATCGAGTGATTGTTTTGCAATGTCCTGGACGGGTTTATCGAGAGTTCACCATCGATTTACCACGTCCTCGATCGCGCACGAGCCTGGAATTTCAGCGTTGGAAGATCGAAATTCTAGATGCACTCAACTTTTCTAGGGAGCTACAGTTGGCAAATCGTTAA
- a CDS encoding ABC transporter permease produces the protein MTTTIKRQSEIRRLRPNQKIRWRDSSIFQGGILPVALLLTWEILSRLSIFPENLMPAPSVVLLTLWQLTVDGQLFGHIGITLYRVLLGFLIGGGLATIIGALTGYFRVFHQLCDPLLQALRSIPSLAWVPLFILWLGIQEPSKIALIAVGVFFPVYLNLMTGVREVDRKLVEVGKVYRLSDWESIVRVFIPATLPAYLVGLRSGLGLGWMFVVAAEIMGASQGLGFLLVDGQATGRPSIILGSILLFAIIGKTTDLILLIFGKRLLYWQDVYGSSEQSV, from the coding sequence GTGACCACCACCATCAAAAGGCAATCTGAGATTAGACGACTGCGGCCCAATCAGAAAATTCGCTGGCGGGATTCATCCATCTTCCAAGGAGGAATTTTGCCAGTAGCTCTACTGCTGACTTGGGAAATTCTTTCGCGACTCAGTATCTTTCCAGAAAACTTGATGCCTGCGCCATCAGTTGTTTTGCTCACACTTTGGCAACTGACAGTTGATGGTCAACTTTTTGGGCATATTGGCATCACGCTTTACAGGGTGCTTTTGGGGTTTTTGATTGGTGGTGGTCTCGCAACCATTATTGGTGCTCTGACAGGATATTTTCGTGTTTTCCATCAATTGTGCGATCCCCTGTTGCAGGCACTGCGGAGTATCCCATCCCTGGCTTGGGTTCCTTTATTTATTCTTTGGCTAGGTATTCAGGAGCCTTCAAAAATAGCCCTGATTGCAGTGGGAGTTTTTTTTCCAGTTTATCTAAATCTGATGACGGGAGTTCGAGAGGTCGATCGCAAGCTGGTTGAGGTTGGCAAGGTATATCGATTAAGCGATTGGGAATCTATTGTGCGAGTTTTTATCCCAGCCACACTACCAGCTTATTTAGTTGGGTTACGAAGTGGACTGGGATTGGGATGGATGTTTGTGGTTGCTGCTGAAATTATGGGTGCCAGCCAAGGTTTAGGGTTTTTGTTGGTTGATGGACAGGCCACCGGGAGACCTTCAATTATTTTGGGCAGCATTTTGCTATTCGCAATCATTGGGAAGACCACGGATTTGATTCTTCTGATTTTTGGTAAGCGTCTCTTGTATTGGCAGGATGTTTATGGATCGAGTGAGCAATCTGTTTAG
- a CDS encoding aliphatic sulfonate ABC transporter substrate-binding protein has translation MSSQSTVVRFIAKTFKLPKWLLSLALVFIVSVGCSNATKADLPKSIRLDYAYYNPVSLVLKEKGWVESEFAKDKIQVEWVLSQGSNKALEFLNARSLDFGSTAGASALIGKANGNPIKSIYTYSKPEWVALVTKGESSIKSVSDLKGKKVAATRGTDAFIFLLRSLDQVGLSDKDVTIIPLQHADGRAALEKGDVDAWAGLDPHMAKAELESGARLFSRNPEFNSYGVLNVREEFAQRYPQLVERVLRIYEQGRQWAQENPEELKAVLVKESKLSPAVAAKQLERTDLSNSAIGGQQKNAIVAAGSVLKKSGIISESINVNQVVDSLIDPQYIDQIVKK, from the coding sequence ATGAGCAGTCAAAGTACAGTTGTTCGTTTCATTGCCAAAACCTTCAAGCTTCCTAAATGGTTGCTAAGTCTTGCCCTGGTTTTCATCGTTTCCGTGGGATGCAGCAATGCAACCAAAGCAGACTTGCCCAAATCCATTCGATTAGATTACGCCTATTACAATCCTGTGAGCCTTGTTCTGAAAGAAAAGGGCTGGGTTGAGTCGGAATTTGCAAAAGATAAAATCCAAGTTGAATGGGTTTTAAGTCAAGGCAGTAACAAAGCCTTGGAGTTCTTGAATGCTCGTAGCTTAGACTTTGGCTCAACGGCTGGAGCTTCCGCCCTGATTGGGAAAGCGAATGGTAATCCCATCAAGTCAATCTATACCTATTCCAAACCCGAATGGGTGGCCTTGGTCACCAAGGGCGAGTCATCAATTAAAAGTGTTTCGGATCTCAAAGGCAAGAAAGTTGCTGCAACCCGAGGCACTGATGCCTTCATTTTCCTGCTGCGCTCCCTGGATCAAGTGGGACTGAGTGATAAAGACGTGACAATTATCCCGCTGCAACACGCAGATGGTCGTGCTGCCCTTGAAAAGGGTGACGTTGATGCTTGGGCCGGCCTAGACCCGCATATGGCAAAAGCTGAATTGGAAAGTGGCGCTCGTTTGTTTTCCCGCAATCCTGAATTCAATAGCTATGGCGTACTGAATGTTCGGGAGGAATTTGCACAACGCTATCCACAATTGGTTGAACGTGTGCTTCGAATCTACGAACAAGGACGGCAGTGGGCACAGGAAAATCCGGAAGAATTGAAAGCAGTTCTTGTCAAGGAATCCAAGCTGAGTCCTGCCGTGGCAGCCAAGCAACTGGAGCGAACTGATCTTTCAAATTCAGCCATTGGCGGGCAACAGAAGAATGCCATTGTGGCAGCGGGGAGCGTCCTCAAGAAAAGTGGCATTATTTCAGAGTCGATCAACGTCAATCAGGTTGTAGATAGTCTCATCGATCCCCAGTACATTGATCAGATTGTCAAAAAATAA
- the ssuD gene encoding FMNH2-dependent alkanesulfonate monooxygenase, protein MNVLWFIPTYGDGRYLGTNIGGRPSDFAYLKQLAQAIDALPFSGALLPTGRACEDAWVVASALIAVTQRMKFLVAVRPGLTLPGVAARMAATFDRLSGGRLLINVVTGGDPVELAGDGLHLAHDDRYALTDEFLTVWRKLLLQETVNFTGSHIDVRGGQQVFPPLQKPYPPLWFGGSSTAAHRVAAKHADTYLTWGEPPAAVAQKIADVRQQAESQGRSVRFGIRLHVVVRETTSEAWAAAEDLLRYVDESAVARAQADFARMDSEGQRRMTHFNRGSRESLEISPNLWAGVGLVRGGAGTALVGDPETVAERLREYADLGIDSFILSGYPHLEEAYRTAELLLPRLPLAPVEQQSTQHQVVNPLMFGPFGDASAQSLRDRLPSPQSVPV, encoded by the coding sequence GTGAATGTCCTTTGGTTTATTCCAACCTATGGTGATGGACGCTACTTGGGGACGAATATTGGCGGTCGTCCTTCAGATTTCGCCTATCTCAAACAGCTTGCTCAGGCGATCGATGCCCTACCGTTTTCGGGAGCACTATTGCCCACAGGGCGGGCCTGCGAAGACGCATGGGTTGTTGCCTCGGCGCTCATTGCCGTAACGCAGAGGATGAAATTTTTGGTAGCCGTGCGACCCGGACTCACGCTGCCGGGTGTGGCAGCACGCATGGCCGCCACGTTCGATCGCCTCTCTGGGGGACGACTGCTGATCAATGTTGTTACCGGTGGCGACCCTGTGGAATTAGCAGGCGATGGCCTGCACTTAGCCCACGACGATCGCTACGCCCTCACTGACGAGTTTTTGACAGTTTGGCGCAAGCTGCTGCTTCAGGAAACCGTGAACTTTACCGGTAGCCACATTGATGTGCGCGGTGGACAACAAGTTTTCCCACCACTGCAAAAACCTTATCCGCCCCTATGGTTTGGCGGCTCATCAACTGCCGCGCACCGGGTCGCAGCCAAACACGCCGATACCTATCTGACTTGGGGCGAACCGCCAGCCGCCGTCGCTCAAAAAATTGCTGATGTTCGACAACAGGCCGAATCCCAAGGGCGATCGGTACGATTTGGAATTCGGCTGCATGTGGTGGTGCGAGAAACAACATCCGAAGCCTGGGCAGCCGCAGAAGACCTACTGCGTTACGTGGACGAGTCGGCAGTGGCTCGCGCACAGGCAGATTTTGCTCGCATGGATTCTGAAGGCCAACGTCGCATGACCCATTTCAATCGCGGCAGTCGAGAGTCCCTGGAAATTTCTCCCAACCTTTGGGCGGGTGTTGGCCTGGTGCGCGGAGGAGCCGGAACAGCGTTGGTTGGCGATCCCGAAACAGTTGCCGAACGCCTACGGGAATACGCGGACTTGGGCATTGATTCCTTCATTCTCTCGGGCTACCCCCACTTGGAAGAAGCCTATCGCACAGCGGAGTTGTTACTGCCTCGACTTCCCCTGGCTCCCGTTGAACAACAATCCACCCAACATCAGGTAGTCAATCCCCTGATGTTTGGCCCCTTTGGCGATGCCTCAGCCCAGAGCTTGCGCGATCGTTTGCCCTCTCCCCAATCAGTACCGGTTTAG
- a CDS encoding DUF1997 domain-containing protein codes for MAMRSTPDWSPESDPNPNEGRSDDAALKAQDPSINIHNPQQTVQSGDRDGFQNDAQKGAQNAQPDSGAEDDSDGPMRFYNRFEDYMEIAAAPETFANYLDGHQEWFHRCAHPMQVNPIDQNSYAITIGHFGAFDYYVEPKVGLELLPPEQGVYGIRTVPVPDYDPPGYAVDFQAAMKLVAVDNPDEAAEQPVSTHVTWTLDLNVDVWFPRFIRVLPQGLIQRTGDRLLGQIVRQVSRRLTAKVQTDFHESQNLPFPQQLQRNRSFF; via the coding sequence ATGGCTATGCGTTCTACCCCTGACTGGTCACCGGAATCCGATCCCAATCCCAACGAGGGGCGATCGGACGATGCGGCCCTTAAGGCGCAAGACCCGTCAATCAATATTCACAACCCACAGCAGACCGTTCAGAGTGGAGATCGGGACGGTTTCCAGAATGACGCGCAGAAGGGTGCTCAAAACGCCCAACCGGACTCCGGTGCCGAGGATGACAGCGATGGGCCCATGCGGTTCTATAACCGCTTTGAGGACTACATGGAAATCGCCGCCGCCCCGGAAACCTTTGCCAACTACCTCGATGGGCATCAGGAGTGGTTTCACCGCTGTGCTCATCCAATGCAGGTCAACCCGATCGACCAAAACAGCTATGCCATCACGATCGGGCACTTTGGCGCATTTGACTATTACGTGGAACCGAAAGTGGGCCTCGAACTCCTGCCGCCGGAACAGGGCGTTTATGGGATCCGCACCGTACCCGTGCCCGACTATGACCCACCGGGCTACGCCGTAGACTTCCAGGCCGCCATGAAACTGGTGGCGGTGGACAATCCCGACGAAGCGGCCGAGCAACCCGTGAGTACCCACGTCACTTGGACACTGGATTTAAATGTGGATGTGTGGTTTCCGCGCTTTATTCGGGTTTTGCCCCAAGGATTGATTCAAAGAACGGGCGATCGACTGCTGGGGCAAATTGTCCGCCAGGTGTCTCGCCGGTTAACGGCTAAGGTACAAACGGATTTTCATGAGTCCCAAAATTTGCCGTTTCCCCAGCAATTGCAACGCAACCGCAGCTTCTTTTAG
- a CDS encoding N-acetylmuramoyl-L-alanine amidase codes for MKYGIDMGHNAAPDTGAVGIKKEDDLTIAVGTRVISQLQALGHQVVNCTPKSASSVMDSLSKRCSTANANNVDLFVSIHFNSYNGRTSGSEVWYASNSGKKFAQPVLTEILKLGYVNRGIKEGNFYVLAHTDMPSILVECCFVDSADDMKRFDPDQMARAIVAGVTGGQTATTPPPTTSDPEIVKLQQALNRLQVYATPTGQPLAADGKLGPQTNQAKQRLKTIFAISPAETEASNRAMWEAITSITVDRVVLRPNHGYGPAVRYLQFRLNIPPTGLYSDATVSAVLAYQKAQGLTADGVVGPATWGKLVP; via the coding sequence ATGAAATATGGGATTGACATGGGCCACAACGCGGCCCCCGACACTGGCGCAGTGGGCATCAAAAAAGAAGATGACCTCACGATCGCCGTCGGCACAAGGGTGATCAGTCAACTGCAAGCCTTGGGTCATCAGGTGGTGAACTGCACCCCCAAAAGCGCCTCCAGCGTCATGGACTCGCTTTCCAAGCGTTGTTCCACCGCCAATGCCAACAATGTGGATTTATTTGTCTCCATCCACTTCAACAGCTACAACGGCCGCACCAGCGGTTCTGAAGTTTGGTATGCCAGCAATTCTGGGAAGAAATTTGCCCAACCCGTGCTCACGGAAATTCTGAAACTGGGCTATGTCAACCGTGGCATCAAAGAGGGCAACTTCTACGTGCTAGCCCATACGGATATGCCCAGCATTTTGGTGGAATGCTGCTTTGTGGATTCCGCCGATGATATGAAGCGGTTTGACCCAGACCAAATGGCGCGGGCGATCGTGGCGGGCGTGACCGGCGGCCAAACGGCCACCACGCCGCCCCCGACCACCAGCGACCCAGAAATTGTGAAATTGCAGCAGGCCCTTAACCGGTTGCAGGTTTACGCCACACCCACGGGCCAGCCCTTGGCCGCCGACGGCAAGCTGGGGCCCCAAACCAACCAGGCGAAACAACGCCTCAAAACCATCTTTGCCATTTCGCCTGCGGAAACGGAAGCCAGCAATCGCGCCATGTGGGAAGCGATCACGTCGATCACGGTCGATCGCGTTGTGTTGCGACCCAATCACGGCTATGGCCCGGCGGTGCGCTATTTACAATTCCGATTGAATATTCCGCCCACGGGGTTATACAGCGACGCAACGGTTAGCGCAGTGCTGGCCTATCAAAAAGCCCAAGGGTTGACAGCCGATGGGGTGGTGGGCCCAGCCACCTGGGGCAAATTGGTTCCTTAG
- the uvrA gene encoding excinuclease ABC subunit UvrA, which translates to MASSANSRPHPDRQPQSPEVRERIHVRGARQHNLKNLDLELPRNQLIVFTGVSGSGKSSLAFDTIFAEGQRRYVESLSAYARQFLGQVDKPDVDAIEGLSPAISIDQKSTSHNPRSTVGTVTEIYDYLRLLYGRAGEPHCPVCDRGIAPQAIDQMCDRVMELPDRTRFQILAPVVRGKKGTHKKLLSSLVSEGFARVRIDGEVRELSDAIELDKNKFHDIEIVVDRLIKKEGIQERLVDSLQTCLKHAGGVAVVDILPAAHAPDSGANGTTAADSTNGAANSETATELPQSLVFSENFACPEHGAVMEELSPRLFSFNSPYGACPACHGLGFLRTFSPELVIPDPKLPVYAAVAPWSDKDSTYYLSLLHSVGQAFGFEIQTPWNQLSEEQQQILLYGTDKPIWIETDSRFRERQGYHRKYEGILPILDRQYRESTSDQYKQKLEQYLVDQACEVCQGQRLKPEALAVRLGPYRIIDLTNVSVREALARVQQLTGSVDGRSLLSERQQAIGALALKEVESRLKFLIDVGLDYLTLDRSAATLSGGEAQRIRLATQIGAGLTGVLYVLDEPSIGLHQRDNDRLLATLTRLRDLGNTLIVVEHDEDTIRAADHLVDIGPGAGIHGGEIVAQGSLADLLKAETSLTGAYLSGRRQICTPAERRSGNGLSLKILDAYRNNLQHVSVEVPLGKFVCVTGVSGSGKSTLVNELLLPALYHHLGHKIPFPADLGDIRGLQHIDKAIAIDQSPIGRTPRSNPATYTGAFDIIRDVFTQTIEAKARGYKAGQFSFNVKGGRCEACGGQGVNTIEMNFLPDVYVQCEVCKGKRYNRETLQVKYKGYSIADVLEMTIDEALEVFQNVPKAVSRLQTLSDVGLGYIKLGQPAPTLSGGEAQRVKLATELSRRATGKTLYLIDEPTTGLSFYDVHKLLDVVQRLVDKGNTVLAIEHNLDFIRCADWVIDLGPEGGDRGGQIIATGTPEQVAVNPVSHTGRYLKLALEQHPPSGE; encoded by the coding sequence ATGGCTAGTTCTGCTAATTCCCGTCCCCATCCCGATCGCCAGCCGCAGTCTCCCGAAGTCCGCGAGCGGATCCATGTGCGCGGCGCAAGGCAACACAACCTGAAAAATCTTGATTTGGAGTTGCCCCGCAACCAATTAATTGTGTTTACGGGGGTGTCGGGATCGGGAAAATCTTCGTTGGCGTTTGACACGATTTTTGCAGAGGGTCAGCGGCGCTATGTGGAGTCCCTGAGCGCCTATGCAAGGCAGTTTTTGGGGCAGGTGGATAAGCCCGATGTGGACGCGATCGAGGGGCTGAGTCCAGCGATTTCGATCGACCAAAAATCCACCAGCCACAACCCCCGATCGACCGTGGGCACGGTGACGGAAATCTATGACTATTTGCGGTTGCTCTATGGGCGGGCCGGTGAACCCCATTGTCCCGTTTGCGATCGGGGAATTGCGCCCCAAGCGATCGATCAAATGTGCGATCGGGTGATGGAACTGCCCGATCGGACTCGGTTTCAGATTTTGGCCCCGGTGGTGCGCGGCAAAAAAGGAACCCACAAAAAATTGCTATCGAGTTTGGTATCCGAAGGCTTTGCGCGGGTGCGAATTGATGGGGAAGTGCGCGAACTGAGCGATGCGATCGAACTGGACAAAAACAAATTTCACGACATTGAAATTGTGGTCGATCGCCTAATTAAAAAAGAAGGCATCCAAGAGCGCCTAGTTGACTCCTTGCAAACTTGCCTCAAACATGCGGGCGGGGTGGCCGTGGTGGATATTTTGCCCGCTGCCCATGCACCGGATTCCGGAGCCAATGGCACAACGGCTGCGGATTCGACCAATGGGGCGGCTAATTCCGAAACGGCAACAGAATTGCCCCAATCTTTGGTTTTTTCTGAGAATTTTGCTTGCCCAGAACATGGCGCGGTGATGGAGGAATTATCGCCGCGACTCTTTTCGTTTAATTCACCCTATGGGGCTTGTCCCGCTTGCCACGGATTGGGATTCTTACGCACCTTTTCCCCAGAATTGGTGATTCCTGATCCCAAGTTGCCGGTCTATGCGGCGGTAGCCCCTTGGTCAGATAAGGACAGTACCTATTACCTATCCTTGCTGCACAGTGTGGGGCAGGCCTTTGGGTTTGAAATTCAAACGCCTTGGAACCAACTCAGCGAAGAACAGCAACAGATCTTGTTGTACGGCACGGATAAACCAATTTGGATTGAAACGGATTCCCGATTCCGAGAACGCCAGGGCTATCACCGAAAGTATGAAGGGATTTTGCCGATTTTGGATCGACAATATCGCGAATCCACCTCTGATCAATACAAACAAAAGCTAGAGCAATATTTAGTCGATCAAGCTTGCGAGGTTTGCCAGGGTCAACGGTTGAAACCGGAGGCGCTGGCCGTGCGTTTGGGCCCCTACCGAATTATTGATTTAACCAATGTGTCGGTACGAGAGGCCTTGGCGCGGGTGCAACAACTCACGGGCAGCGTTGATGGCCGATCGCTCCTGTCAGAACGGCAACAGGCGATCGGGGCCTTGGCGCTGAAGGAGGTGGAATCGCGGTTGAAGTTTTTGATCGATGTGGGGTTGGATTATTTGACCTTGGATCGATCGGCGGCGACCCTTTCCGGCGGCGAGGCCCAGCGGATCCGCCTAGCCACCCAAATCGGTGCAGGCTTGACGGGGGTGCTCTATGTGTTGGATGAACCGAGCATTGGTCTGCACCAGCGGGATAACGATCGGCTGTTGGCCACCCTCACCCGGTTGCGGGACTTGGGCAACACGCTGATTGTGGTGGAGCACGATGAAGACACGATTCGGGCGGCGGATCACTTGGTGGACATTGGCCCCGGCGCGGGCATCCATGGGGGCGAAATTGTGGCCCAAGGTTCCCTGGCGGATTTGCTGAAGGCGGAAACCTCCTTAACGGGGGCCTATCTGTCCGGGCGGCGGCAAATTTGCACCCCGGCCGAGCGTCGATCGGGCAATGGCCTGAGCCTGAAAATTTTGGATGCCTACCGCAATAATTTGCAGCACGTGAGCGTGGAAGTGCCCTTGGGCAAATTTGTTTGCGTGACGGGGGTGTCTGGTTCCGGCAAGTCCACCTTGGTGAATGAGCTGCTATTGCCTGCGCTCTATCACCACCTGGGTCACAAGATTCCGTTTCCGGCGGATTTGGGCGATATTCGCGGCCTGCAACATATCGACAAGGCGATCGCGATCGACCAATCCCCGATCGGGCGCACGCCCCGCTCCAACCCCGCCACCTATACGGGCGCGTTTGACATCATCCGCGACGTGTTCACCCAGACGATCGAGGCCAAAGCGCGGGGCTACAAAGCCGGTCAGTTTTCCTTTAACGTCAAGGGCGGCCGCTGCGAGGCCTGTGGCGGCCAGGGCGTGAACACGATCGAAATGAATTTCTTGCCCGATGTCTATGTGCAGTGCGAAGTCTGCAAAGGCAAGCGCTACAACCGGGAAACGCTCCAGGTGAAATACAAGGGCTACTCGATCGCCGACGTGCTGGAAATGACGATCGATGAGGCCCTGGAGGTGTTCCAAAATGTGCCGAAAGCCGTCAGTCGCCTGCAAACCCTCTCCGATGTGGGTCTGGGTTACATCAAGCTCGGCCAACCGGCCCCCACCCTCTCCGGTGGTGAGGCCCAGCGGGTGAAGTTGGCCACGGAACTATCCCGCCGAGCCACGGGCAAAACCCTGTATCTGATTGACGAGCCGACCACGGGACTTTCGTTCTATGACGTGCATAAGCTGCTGGACGTGGTGCAACGGCTGGTGGATAAGGGCAACACGGTGCTGGCGATCGAGCACAACTTGGACTTTATCCGGTGCGCCGATTGGGTGATTGATCTGGGGCCCGAAGGGGGCGATCGGGGTGGGCAAATCATCGCCACTGGCACGCCGGAACAGGTAGCCGTGAATCCAGTTTCCCACACGGGACGCTATCTCAAGCTCGCCCTGGAGCAGCACCCTCCCAGCGGGGAGTGA
- a CDS encoding XisH family protein, producing the protein MARDMFHDLVKAGLEAEGWVITADPLYLSFGRVNFEVDLAAERVIAAERENRKIAVEIKSFLKSSFVTDFYGALGQFLSYRLALQRVQPDRELFLAVPLETYERFFSLEFTQSAIQEYSLRLIIYDSEQGGLVRWID; encoded by the coding sequence ATGGCTAGAGATATGTTTCATGATCTGGTCAAGGCTGGATTGGAGGCAGAGGGATGGGTGATTACGGCCGATCCGTTATATCTATCGTTTGGTCGCGTTAATTTTGAGGTGGATTTAGCGGCGGAGCGGGTTATCGCAGCGGAACGGGAAAATCGGAAAATCGCAGTCGAGATCAAAAGCTTTTTAAAGTCATCATTCGTAACCGATTTTTATGGTGCATTGGGTCAATTTCTAAGTTATCGCTTGGCACTTCAAAGAGTTCAGCCAGATCGAGAGTTATTCTTGGCAGTGCCGCTGGAAACTTACGAACGCTTTTTTTCATTGGAATTTACGCAATCAGCAATCCAAGAATATTCACTGCGGCTAATTATTTATGATTCTGAGCAGGGAGGTTTAGTGCGATGGATCGATTAA
- a CDS encoding XisI protein, protein MDRLIMYRNAIKQLLSEYHSGERVGNAYESQLILDEVRDHYLWLDLGWEGSKRIYHPIMHFDIKDGRVWIQENMTDQDPAEDLIELGVERSDIVLGLQPPFKRPFTNYGVA, encoded by the coding sequence ATGGATCGATTAATCATGTATCGCAATGCAATTAAACAATTATTGTCTGAGTACCACTCTGGGGAGCGTGTGGGAAATGCATACGAGTCTCAGTTGATTTTGGATGAGGTTCGCGATCACTATCTTTGGTTAGATTTAGGTTGGGAGGGGTCGAAGCGTATTTACCATCCGATTATGCATTTCGATATCAAGGATGGGCGAGTCTGGATTCAGGAAAATATGACGGATCAAGATCCGGCGGAAGATTTGATCGAGTTGGGGGTTGAGCGATCGGATATTGTCCTGGGGCTACAGCCACCGTTCAAGCGTCCATTTACTAATTATGGAGTGGCATAG